The following proteins come from a genomic window of Phycisphaeraceae bacterium:
- a CDS encoding NADH-quinone oxidoreductase subunit A — MLPRTSTLLASVELDSYIPVAVVFVMAVLFVIANLLASALLGPRRTGAVKAGAYESGMDPIGSARRRFNVRFYVLAMTFLVFDVEIIFLYPWAVSFSQLEPRSEEGLLFLGRIAFFVGTSIIAYIYAWRKGVFRWD; from the coding sequence TCCCTCGCACCTCCACGCTCCTGGCCTCGGTCGAGCTCGACAGCTACATCCCCGTGGCGGTCGTCTTCGTCATGGCGGTGCTCTTCGTCATCGCCAACCTGCTCGCGAGCGCGCTCCTCGGCCCCCGGCGGACCGGCGCGGTCAAGGCCGGCGCCTACGAGTCAGGCATGGACCCGATCGGCAGCGCCCGCCGCCGATTCAATGTCCGCTTCTATGTCCTTGCGATGACCTTCCTGGTCTTCGATGTCGAAATCATCTTCCTCTACCCGTGGGCGGTGAGCTTCTCCCAGCTCGAACCACGAAGCGAGGAGGGGCTCCTCTTCCTCGGGCGCATCGCCTTCTTCGTCGGGACCTCGATCATCGCGTACATCTACGCGTGGCGCAAGGGCGTCTTCCGCTGGGACTGA